A window from Lampris incognitus isolate fLamInc1 chromosome 5, fLamInc1.hap2, whole genome shotgun sequence encodes these proteins:
- the LOC130113179 gene encoding transcription elongation factor 1 homolog, protein MGRRKSKRKPPPKKKMTGDLDTQFTCPFCNHEKACDVKMERSRNTGIISCTVCLEEFQTPITYLSEPVDVYSDWIDACEAANQ, encoded by the exons ATGGGCCGACGTAAATCAAAGAGAAAGCCCCCTCCCAAAAAGAAGATGACAGGGGACTTGGACACCCAGTTCACCTGTCCGTTCTGCAATCACGAAAAGGCCTGTGATGTTAAAAT GGAGAGAAGCCGAAACACAGGGATAATATCATGCACCGTCTGCTTGGAGGAATTCCAGACTCCCATTACAT ACCTGTCAGAGCCTGTGGATGTATACAGTGACTGGATAGATGCCTGTGAGGCAGCCAACCAGTAG